One window of Drosophila busckii strain San Diego stock center, stock number 13000-0081.31 chromosome 3L, ASM1175060v1, whole genome shotgun sequence genomic DNA carries:
- the LOC108600116 gene encoding LOW QUALITY PROTEIN: ubiquitin carboxyl-terminal hydrolase 47 (The sequence of the model RefSeq protein was modified relative to this genomic sequence to represent the inferred CDS: deleted 1 base in 1 codon), with product MAEQDNSKKDSESSSTQCAVFDQTPGSQQKKINVIVRAQHTVERVITQIGTQFAYNKFELLLQPHGNKDLVHLNALASQLLYDVPGFERQLKNNLVLLPEGSWDGNVSKRYELTVKKIASKPQASESADSTASPTKSTGEKKKKSPSKTGEKKKKSPSKTKSAGTGTGESTAESGDSSPVKVKTVKIKSKVCENNVDHVVEANTQTSSCATKLPIDELTKVEITEHLQQLPQQNRILISPVHDAPAELFNISPVSDGEQLSDDDLALGASASPTQLSPNYEFGNAGPTESDLLANSAANEILLAGDLSDNDEQPTQQENFYTRKYGGDDVPSWQPAYNSIAESVAAGNRKAEMQLNGGSRGYVGLVNQAMTCYLNSLLQALYMTPEFRNALYRWEFDNDNEAKNIPYQLQKLFLNLQTSPKPSVETTDLTRSFGWDSTEAWQQHDIQELCRVMFDALEHKFKNTKQANLISTLYEGKMNDYVKCLECNTEKTREDTFLDIPLPVRPFGSSSAYGSIEEALRAFVQPETLDGNNQYLCEKCKKKCDAHKGLHFKSFPYILTLHLKRFDFDYQTMHRIKLNDRVTFPQTLNLNSFVNRGPAGEQYHMNGTSNVDDCSTADSGSAMEEDNLSSGVVTTASSSQHENDLNDEDEGIDMSSSTGKSAQLKQEAQAGPYLYELFAIMIHSGSASGGHYYAYIKDFENHKWFCFNDQNVSPITQEDIQRSFGGPNGSYYSSAYTSSTNAYMLMYRQVDHKRNEHAVKCADFPEHIKSLLPKLHAEEETRVTRLGRHVTVTDLALPDLYKPRVYFYNPALKKLKMTRVYVSQSFDINLVLQSAYDMLNVEQFAPLSRCRLVAYDSARDTIIQSLEDTDPALTELRASKNPLDFLLEHRAEDQQFESYASDGATWYVYTVDLANNALDGPFLIYSAARDDSDLQTLRRSISMRLHIDEQKCLLATVCGRMPKAFVAYDPQPTLEAQQQLQHLANTQYKYLTYFYLNVPNTDACSLEMLGVPSCDMHAEAANGSAGGDVVDAAMMNGVHAVNGISNGMATPEHASGSAAAGAGAGNNDCDWRPLAPLATPGHESNSEDSSLSDGDRTLVENSMQHRGGGDSQVSSTSHSPQLSSPEDEAATHVTMMRVREFCNGNGSYATDTGDTCSSYSPTVHYFHAQKIERVDVSTTTTSTSTAASSHLSDDEAQLRKPTQAYKLLVGKQMPMTAFKRHIEQLIRVPGSYFKLQSKHDDTLANTTRTLNVVLNEGETLTVELGKTLQPDEHKAKIFFLRLAELDNETAKLPCACEWVYTTTTTTAQAKQDLVAKLHRIDAKYTSLTVENCRIWLKGGRAPIRLLANDDTLYSDLRSTNAAEFIVQECEPEVVAQPDEDSLTIFVRQWYPDKWEFGKFQEITMDKDSEIKSCLSQICDIPVDHLSYLKLNSNFPCTSISAISVNENMTWLSVTATMETYPLNTSQCANIYLYKDKRVPVRELSVDERRQLTNKEKARLDRLGCISTTRYSQRRERALKIYLDSPEKPSNVTATAPVDAYIDN from the exons ATGGCCGAACAGGATAACAGCAAAAAGgacagcgagagcagcagcacacaatgCGCCGTCTTTGACCAAACCCCGGGCtcacaacaaaagaaaatcaatGTCATCGTGCGTGCCCAGCACACAGTGGAGCGTGTCATAACGCAAATCGGCACACAGTTTGCCTACAACAAATTCGAGCTCTTGCTGCAGCCACATGGCAACAAAGATCTG gtgcatttaaatgcgctcGCCTCACAGCTGCTTTACGATGTGCCAGGCTTTGAGCGTCAGCTGAAAAACAATCTCGTTCTGTTGCCCGAGGGCAGCTGGGATGGCAATGTGTCTAAGCGCTATGAGCTCACCGTCAAGAAGATTGCCAGCAAGCCACAAGCGTCGGAGTCCGCAGACAGCACAGCAAGCCCCACTAAGAGCACAGGCGAGAAGAAAAAGAAGTCGCCTAGTAAAACTggcgagaagaagaagaagtcacccagcaaaacaaagtcagccggcacaggcacaggcgaATCGACAGCCGAGTCCGGCGACAGCAGTCCCGTTAAGGTCAAaactgtaaaaattaaaagcaaagtctGCGAAAACAATGTGGATCATGTGGTTGAGGCCAACACACAGACCAGCAGCTGTGCCACCAAGCTGCCCATTGATGAGCTGACCAAAGTGGAAATCACCGAGCATCTGCAGCAATTGCCGCAACAAAATCGCATACTCATTTCGCCTGTGCACGATGCGCCTGCGGAACTGTTCAACATCAGTCCCGTTTCGGATGGCGAACAGCTGTCGGACGATGACTTGGCCTTGGGCGCCTCTGCAAGTCCCACACAGCTGAGCCCCAACTACGAGTTCGGCAACGCCGGACCCACTGAAAGCGATCTGTTGGCCAACAGCGCAGCAAACGAGATTCTGCTTGCTGGCGATTTGTCCGACAACGATGAGCAGCCAACTCAGCAAGAGAATTTCTATACTCGCAAGTACGGTGGCGACGATGTGCCCTCTTGGCAGCCCGCCTACAACAGCATTGCGGAGTCTGTGGCCGCCGGCAACAGGAAGGCAGAAATGCAACTGAATGGCGGCTCGCGTGGCTATGTGGGCTTGGTTAACCAGGCCATGACCTGCTATCTGAACAGTCTGCTGCAGGCGCTCTATATGACGCCAGAGTTTCGCAATGCGCTCTATCGCTGGGAGTTTGACAATGACAACGAAGCCAAGAATATACCTTATCAGTTGCAAAAGTTGTTTCTCAATCTGCAGACATCACCCAAGCCCTCAGTGGAGACTACAGATCTGACGCGCAGCTTTGGCTGGGACTCGACGGAGGCCTGGCAGCAGCACGATATACAGGAGCTGTGCCGCGTCATGTTCGATGCACTGGAGCACAAGTTCAAGAACACCAAACAGGCGAATCTCATCTCTACGCTCTACGAGGGCAAGATGAACGACTATGTGAAGTGCCTGGAGTGCAACACGGAGAAAACGCGCGAGGATACCTTTCTCGACATACCGCTGCCAGTGCGTCCCTTCGGCAGTAGCTCCGCCTATGGCAGCATTGAGGAAGCGCTGCGTGCCTTTGTCCAGCCCGAAACACTCGATGGCAACAATCAGTATCTGTGCGAGAAGTGCAAGAAGAAGTGCGATGCTCACAAGGGACTCCACTTTAAGTCATTTCCCTATATACTGACGCTGCATCTGAAGCGTTTTGACTTTGACTACCAAACCATGCATCGCATCAAACTGAATGACAG AGTGACCTTTCCGCAGACACTGAATCTAAACAGCTTTGTGAATCGCGGTCCTGCGGGCGAGCAGTATCACATGAATGGCACCAGCAACGTGGACGACTGCAGCACGGCGGACAGCGGCTCGGCCATGGAGGAGGATAACTTAAGCAGTGGCGTAGTCACCACGGCCAGCTCCAGTCAGCATGAGAACGATTTGAATGATGAGGATGAAGGCATCgacatgagcagcagcaccgGCAAGAGCGCTCAGCTCAAGCAGGAGGCTCAAGCGGGTCCCTATCTGTATGAGCTCTTTGCCATTATGATACACTCGGGCAGCGCCTCGGGTGGCCACTACTATGCCTACATCAAGGACTTTGAGAACCACAAATGGTTCTGCTTCAACGATCAAAATGTGTCGCCT atTACGCAAGAGGATATTCAACGCTCGTTTGGCGGTCCTAATGGCAGCTACTACTCGAGTGCCTACACATCCAGCACCAATGCCTATATGTTAATGTACCGTCAGGTGGACCACAAGCGCAATGAGCATGCGGTTAAGTGTGCCGATTTCCCAGAGCATAtcaagtcgctgctgccgAAACTGCACGCCGAGGAGGAGACGCGCGTCACACGTCTGGGCAGACATGTTACCGTCACAGATCTGGCGCTACCTGATCTCTACAAGCCGCGCGTCTATTTC TACAACCCAGCGCTGAAGAAGCTCAAGATGACGCGCGTCTATGTATCGCAGAGCTTTGATATCAATCTGGTGCTGCAATCTGCCTACGATATGCTCAATGTGGAGCAGTTTGCGCCATTGTCGCGCTGTCGTCTGGTGGCCTATGACTCGGCAAGGGACACCATTATACAATCGCTGGAGGATACCGATCCGGCACTGACAGAGCTGCGCGCTTCAAAGAATCCGCTGGACTTTTTGCTGGAGCATCGCGCCGAGGATCAACAGTTTGAAAGCTACGCCAGCGATGGCGCCACCTGGTATGTGTATACGGTAGATCTCGCCAACAATGCGCTGGACGGTCCCTTCCTGATTTACTCAGCAGCGCGGGACGACAGCGATCTGCAGACTCTGCGTCGCTCCATCTCGATGCGTTTACACATTGACGAGCAGAAGTGCCTGCTGGCCACCGTGTGCGGCAGAATGCCCAAGGCGTTTGTGGCCTACGATCCCCAGCCGACGTTGGaggcgcaacagcagctgcagcatctgGCCAACAcgcaatacaaatatttaacatactTCTACTTAAATGTGCCTAACACCGATGCCTGCAGCCTGGAAATGTTGGGTGTGCCCAGCTGCGATATGCACGCCGAG GCTGCCAATGGCAGCGCCGGTGGAGATGTGGTGGATGCTGCCATGATGAATGGAGTCCATGCAGTCAATGGCATCAGCAATGGCATGGCGACGCCAGAGCATGCCAGTGGCAGTGCCGCAGCCGGAGCCGGAGCCGGCAATAACGACTGTGATTGGCGTCCCCTGGCGCCGCTAGCAACGCCCGGCCACGAGTCCAACTCGGAGGACAGCAGCCTTAGCGATGGCGACCGCACGCTTGTGGAGAACAGCATGCAGCATCGCGGCGGCGGCGATAGCCAAGTCAGCTCCACCAGCCACTCACCGCAGCTGTCCAGTCCCGAGGACGAGGCGGCCACTCATGTCACCATGATGCGCGTTCGTGAATtctgcaatggcaatggcagctaTGCCACCGATACCGGTGACACCTGCTCCAGCTACAGTCCAACCGTGCACTATTTCCACGCCCAAAAAATAGAACGTGTGGACGTGTCCACCACCACTACCAGCACGAGTACAGCCGCCAGTAGTCACCTGTCCGACGACGAAGCGCAACTGCGCAAGCCCACGCAAGCCTACAAGCTGCTGGTGGGCAAGCAGATGCCCATGACTGCCTTCAAGCGACACATCGAGCAGCTGATACGCGTGCCTGGCTCCTACTTTAAGCTACAGAGCAAGCATGACGACACCCTGGCCAACACCACGCGCACGTTAAATGTGGTGCTGAACGAGGGCGAAACACTTACCGTAGAGCTCGGCAAGACGTTGCAGCCGGACGAGCACAAGGCCAAAATCTTCTTTTTGCGTCTGGCTGAACTGGACAACGAGACGGCCAAGCTGCCCTGCGCCTGCGAATGGGTGTACACTACCACAACTACCACGGCGCAGGCCAAGCAGGATCTGGTAGCCAAACTGCATCGCATCGATGCCAAATATACATCACTGACAGTCGAAAACTGTCGCATCTGGCTAAAGGGCGGACGTGCCCCCATCCGACTATTGGCTAACGATGATACGCTCTACAGCGACTTGCGCTCCACCAATGCGGCTGAG TTCATAGTGCAAGAATGCGAGCCCGAGGTAGTGGCACAGCCTGATGAAGACTCCTTGACCATATTCGTGCGTCAGTGGTATCCAGATAAGTGGGAATTTGGCAAATTCCAGGAAATTACAATGGACA AGGACAGCGAAATCAAAAGTTGTTTATCACAAATATGCGACATCCCCGTTGACCACTTAAGTTATTTGAAG TTAAACAGCAATTTTCCCTGCACAAGCATATCGGCAATTAGTGTTAATGAGAATATGACCTGGCTCTCAGTGACGGCGACAATGGAGACATATCCACTGAACACGTCGCAATGcgccaatatttatttgtacaa AGATAAGCGCGTGCCGGTGCGGGAGCTGTCTGTGGATGAGCGCCGACAGTTAACTAACAAAGAGAAGGCGCGTCTGGATCGCTTGGGTTGCATTTCAACGACACGCTATTCGCAGCGTCGGGAGCGTGCGCTCAAGATCTATTTGGACTCGCCGGAGAAGCCTAGCAATGTAACGGCGACAGCGCCTGTGGACGCGTACATAGATAACTAA
- the LOC108600944 gene encoding dnaJ protein homolog 1 produces MGKDFYKILGIDKKATDDDIKKAYRKLALKYHPDKNKSPQAEERFKEIAEAYEVLSDKKKRDIFDQYGEDGLKGGPSGPDGCPQPPGGYTYQFHGDPRATFAQFFGSPNIFGAADPFGAFFGGSGDGTQEQVFFNIGGDEMLGGGGGFGGNPMGGAFRSQSFNAQAPPSRKRQQQDPPIEHDLYVTLEEIERGCTKKMKISRMSMATGTARKEEKVLSITVKPGWKAGTKITFPKEGDQAPQKVPADIIFIIRDKPHPYFKREGSDLRYIAEISLKQALCGLSMTVPTLHGERIPINTKGEVIKPTTVKRISGRGLPFPKEPSRRGDLIVAFDIIFPDTVPQGARMTLAEILPD; encoded by the coding sequence ATGGGCAAAGATTTCTACAAAATTTTGGGCATCGACAAGAAGGCCACAGATGATGACATCAAGAAAGCGTACCGCAAACTGGCCCTCAAATACCATCCGGACAAGAACAAGAGTCCACAGGCCGAGGAGCGGTTTAAGGAAATAGCCGAAGCATATGAGGTGTTGTCCGATAAGAAGAAGCGCGACATTTTCGATCAGTATGGTGAAGACGGCTTGAAGGGCGGCCCATCGGGACCAGATGGCTGCCCCCAACCTCCCGGAGGCTACACTTACCAGTTCCACGGCGATCCGCGCGCCACTTTTGCACAGTTCTTTGGCTCGCCGAACATCTTTGGAGCTGCCGATCCATTTGGCGCCTTCTTCGGCGGATCCGGAGACGGTACACAAGAGCAGGTCTTCTTCAACATTGGCGGCGATGAGATGTTgggtggcggcggtggcttTGGCGGTAACCCCATGGGCGGTGCCTTCCGCTCGCAGTCGTTCAATGCCCAAGCGCCCCCCAGTCGAAAACGTCAACAGCAAGATCCACCAATCGAGCATGATTTGTATGTAACGCTGGAGGAGATCGAAAGAGGCTGCAccaagaaaatgaaaatatcgCGCATGTCCATGGCTACGGGCACGGCGCGCAAGGAGGAGAAGGTGCTCAGCATTACAGTTAAGCCTGGCTGGAAGGCGGGCACTAAGATTACATTCCCCAAGGAGGGCGACCAAGCCCCACAGAAGGTGCCAGCCGATATAATCTTCATCATACGCGACAAGCCACACCCGTACTTCAAACGCGAGGGCAGCGATCTGCGCTACATTGCAGAGATTAGCCTGAAGCAGGCGCTATGCGGATTATCAATGACAGTGCCAACGCTGCATGGCGAGCGCATACCGATAAACACAAAGGGCGAAGTCATTAAACCCACCACAGTGAAGCGTATTAGCGGACGAGGACTGCCCTTCCCCAAGGAACCATCCCGCCGTGGCGATCTGATAGTCGCCTTCGATATCATATTCCCAGACACCGTGCCGCAAGGCGCGCGGATGACTCTGGCGGAAATACTACCCGACTAA